In Acidianus brierleyi, one genomic interval encodes:
- the sepP gene encoding undecaprenyl-diphosphatase SepP yields the protein MKKYWVLLFLYIIFSIIVKILGEPKVPLNIVIFELINYHQVSFINPAMIFFSLYGREYVWIPLTAILLIFKKTRKIAITLAASFILAIILGEASKYLMAQLRPFYYIPSFLLVPRPHDFSYPSGHALIVSDGAMVLALTSPKWLWIIMMIEAIIVSYSRVYVGVHWPADILGGWLLGSWIAFFTVELEQKGTLSKFEKIFRAN from the coding sequence ATGAAGAAATACTGGGTACTATTATTTCTGTATATAATATTTTCTATAATTGTAAAAATTCTTGGAGAACCTAAAGTTCCCTTAAATATTGTTATTTTTGAGTTGATAAATTATCATCAAGTTTCATTTATTAATCCAGCAATGATATTTTTCTCGCTATACGGAAGAGAATATGTATGGATACCATTAACTGCCATTCTTCTGATATTTAAAAAAACTAGAAAAATTGCAATAACTCTTGCTGCCTCATTTATATTGGCAATAATATTAGGCGAAGCCTCAAAATACCTAATGGCACAATTACGACCATTCTACTATATTCCTTCCTTCTTATTGGTACCTAGACCCCATGATTTTAGTTATCCTTCTGGTCATGCCTTAATAGTAAGTGACGGCGCAATGGTTTTAGCTTTAACATCGCCTAAATGGCTTTGGATAATTATGATGATTGAAGCAATAATAGTAAGTTATTCTAGAGTATATGTGGGAGTTCATTGGCCAGCAGATATATTGGGAGGTTGGCTATTAGGCTCTTGGATAGCCTTTTTTACTGTTGAGTTAGAACAGAAAGGAACATTAAGTAAATTTGAAAAAATATTTAGAGCTAACTAA
- a CDS encoding pyridoxal-phosphate-dependent aminotransferase family protein: protein MTRKLLMHVGPVTIDYDVLIEGMKGDVGFTSKEFVDAFQYSLKSLRKIMGAQENSQPFIIPGGGTSAMESVTSLLRKDDKILVISNGVFGDRWEKILSRYPVHVKTIRAKPGDYVTPDDIEKEVSKEHYNMVTMTHVETSTGIREPIYEVSKKIRNYVDLIVVDGVSSVSAEEVKMDNIDVFLTASQKAIGTPPGAGLLVLSENAVSRLSDNSIAGYYLNLKNWIDVMKSMEEGRAAYFSTLPVHLILMITKAFKLIEKEGIENRIRRHEKVAAAIRTGIEGMGLSIVAKHPEAYSNTVTGVIVNKVNPSEVLKEIVNEGIELAPGVHPDLAGKYFRIGHMGWVNENDAISTIAALERVLSRLGEPIRLGEGVRSTQLYLSKGNISNL, encoded by the coding sequence ATGACTAGAAAACTCTTAATGCATGTAGGTCCTGTAACAATAGATTATGATGTTCTAATTGAGGGAATGAAGGGAGATGTAGGATTCACATCAAAAGAATTCGTTGATGCTTTTCAATATTCATTGAAGTCTTTAAGGAAGATAATGGGAGCTCAAGAAAATTCACAACCTTTTATTATACCTGGAGGAGGTACATCTGCAATGGAAAGCGTAACATCGCTTCTTAGAAAAGACGATAAGATTCTAGTTATTTCCAATGGAGTATTTGGGGATCGATGGGAAAAAATTCTATCAAGATATCCAGTTCATGTGAAAACTATAAGAGCTAAACCTGGAGATTACGTAACTCCTGATGATATTGAAAAGGAAGTTTCAAAGGAGCATTATAATATGGTAACAATGACACATGTAGAAACTAGCACTGGAATAAGAGAACCAATATACGAGGTATCTAAAAAAATAAGAAACTATGTAGATCTAATAGTTGTTGACGGTGTATCAAGTGTAAGTGCAGAAGAAGTTAAAATGGATAACATAGATGTATTCTTAACTGCAAGTCAAAAAGCTATAGGAACTCCTCCTGGTGCAGGACTTTTAGTTCTTTCAGAAAACGCAGTTTCCAGATTATCTGATAATTCTATAGCAGGATATTATCTTAATCTAAAGAATTGGATTGATGTAATGAAATCTATGGAAGAAGGCAGGGCTGCGTATTTCTCAACTTTGCCTGTTCATTTAATATTAATGATAACGAAGGCATTTAAGTTAATTGAAAAAGAAGGAATAGAAAATAGAATTAGAAGACATGAAAAAGTAGCTGCTGCTATAAGAACTGGAATTGAAGGAATGGGATTATCAATAGTAGCTAAACATCCAGAAGCCTATAGCAATACAGTAACAGGAGTAATTGTGAATAAGGTTAATCCGAGTGAAGTGCTTAAGGAAATAGTAAATGAGGGAATAGAATTAGCTCCAGGCGTGCATCCAGATTTAGCAGGAAAATACTTTAGAATAGGACATATGGGATGGGTAAATGAAAATGATGCTATTTCTACTATAGCAGCATTAGAAAGAGTGCTCTCAAGACTAGGAGAGCCAATAAGATTAGGTGAAGGAGTAAGATCTACACAACTTTACCTATCAAAAGGAAACATTTCCAATCTATAG
- a CDS encoding DUF3834 domain-containing protein, giving the protein MKISSPIGPVSYPLIASQMKRHDFELLLTLIVQTHTSMLAWNLF; this is encoded by the coding sequence ATGAAAATTTCTTCTCCTATAGGTCCAGTTTCATATCCTCTAATAGCTTCTCAAATGAAGAGGCATGATTTTGAACTACTTTTAACGCTGATAGTGCAGACGCATACGTCAATGCTAGCGTGGAACTTATTCTAA
- a CDS encoding energy-coupling factor transporter transmembrane component T family protein, whose product MFIYQEPSLPPWLSSGISWFIFFFGAAGPIFIILGAIGIRGFLQITRFEKGNGILYKMSPLTKLVLTISSTIVASLTIWWFGAILTLVFLGLFFTLNDAKKKVMYVSYLLFSTILGITTGFAFYTPFNYLSQALNTNTFNVIWVWPSYFAYMGYEPVVTTQALFYAFQIVFRFLAPMLAGLLLIITTTPSDLLRYLEKIKFPLVFIFALTVAMRSIPRIFDTLDTIVKLEMMRGLGYGKPRIFKPLYILIAALSALVPTLIFLMRGAKYTAIAADTRAFNSNPKRTYMKQVTFNKIDYITWIFIALLYVIAIILILTGYGRGIPYVGY is encoded by the coding sequence ATGTTTATTTATCAAGAACCATCATTACCTCCTTGGTTATCATCTGGAATAAGCTGGTTCATTTTCTTTTTCGGTGCCGCTGGCCCAATTTTTATTATATTAGGGGCAATAGGTATTAGAGGATTTTTACAAATTACTAGATTCGAGAAAGGAAATGGAATACTTTACAAAATGAGTCCATTAACTAAGCTAGTATTAACTATAAGCTCTACAATAGTTGCGTCTTTAACTATATGGTGGTTTGGAGCTATTTTAACTTTAGTGTTTTTAGGCTTATTTTTTACTTTAAACGACGCTAAAAAGAAAGTCATGTATGTAAGCTATCTGCTATTTTCAACTATATTAGGAATAACAACAGGGTTTGCTTTCTATACCCCATTTAACTACCTATCTCAGGCGCTAAATACTAATACTTTTAATGTGATATGGGTATGGCCATCCTACTTTGCGTATATGGGCTATGAACCAGTTGTTACTACTCAAGCTTTATTCTATGCTTTTCAAATAGTATTTAGATTTTTAGCCCCAATGCTCGCAGGACTTCTTCTAATTATAACGACTACGCCGTCAGATTTATTAAGATATTTAGAAAAAATAAAATTTCCACTAGTTTTCATTTTTGCATTAACCGTAGCAATGCGAAGTATACCTAGAATTTTTGATACCTTAGATACTATAGTTAAATTAGAAATGATGAGAGGATTGGGATATGGAAAGCCTAGAATATTCAAGCCGCTTTATATTTTGATTGCAGCACTTAGTGCACTAGTACCGACATTAATTTTCCTTATGAGAGGAGCTAAATATACTGCAATAGCTGCAGATACTAGAGCTTTCAATTCTAATCCAAAAAGAACATATATGAAACAAGTTACATTCAATAAAATAGATTACATAACATGGATTTTTATAGCGTTACTATATGTCATTGCTATAATTCTAATTTTGACTGGATATGGAAGAGGAATACCATATGTCGGATATTAA
- a CDS encoding PaREP1 family protein: protein MQELPKPWFDLNAYKKIRLEEAKFEATIAEKFLGEGLIRNAAGKAFQAWKALIASMLVDKRSDIIKKYHGKKKLKGNKSIEKADWIIAIVPTSYLEELSLLLGKEINLLTEKALLIHDYQYNGPDKEGILSPFRADDIAKESIKILIEEILKRVS from the coding sequence ATGCAAGAATTACCTAAACCTTGGTTTGATCTTAATGCTTATAAAAAAATTAGATTAGAGGAAGCAAAATTTGAAGCTACAATAGCTGAAAAATTTCTAGGTGAAGGATTAATAAGGAATGCTGCAGGTAAGGCTTTTCAAGCATGGAAAGCACTTATTGCTTCTATGTTAGTCGATAAAAGAAGCGATATAATAAAAAAATATCATGGAAAAAAGAAACTTAAAGGAAACAAATCTATAGAGAAGGCAGATTGGATAATAGCTATAGTTCCTACTTCGTATCTGGAAGAGCTCTCTCTCCTACTCGGGAAAGAGATAAATCTACTAACAGAGAAAGCACTTCTGATACATGATTATCAGTATAATGGTCCAGATAAGGAGGGTATTTTGAGTCCGTTTAGGGCCGATGATATCGCAAAGGAGAGTATAAAGATTCTAATAGAAGAAATTCTTAAAAGGGTCTCATAA
- a CDS encoding GMP synthase subunit A: MKIALIYYGGQYNHLILKNLKYLGQDAEAVNPSTSLDNMKKYDCIVFSGGPYSVEQEISKMGNSSLFIKELKIPMLGICLGHQLIAYVLGGKVGKAENPEFGLARIKIEDHDTILQNIPKEFVAWESHNDEVKAQPEGFRVLAYSENAKIQAMVNKDNSIFSVQFHPEVKNTEYGLEVFKNFIKVCKK; encoded by the coding sequence GTGAAAATAGCACTTATATATTACGGAGGTCAATATAATCATCTTATCCTAAAGAATCTTAAATATTTAGGACAAGATGCAGAAGCAGTTAACCCAAGCACGTCTTTAGATAACATGAAGAAATATGATTGCATAGTATTTAGTGGAGGGCCATATTCAGTAGAGCAAGAGATTTCTAAAATGGGAAATTCTTCACTTTTTATAAAGGAATTGAAAATTCCTATGTTAGGAATATGTTTAGGTCATCAACTCATAGCCTATGTTTTAGGAGGAAAAGTAGGTAAGGCAGAGAATCCAGAATTTGGATTAGCTAGAATAAAAATAGAGGACCATGATACTATATTGCAAAATATTCCTAAGGAATTTGTAGCATGGGAAAGTCATAACGACGAAGTGAAGGCTCAGCCGGAAGGTTTTAGAGTATTAGCGTATAGTGAGAACGCAAAAATACAAGCTATGGTAAATAAGGATAATTCAATATTTAGTGTCCAATTTCATCCTGAAGTTAAAAATACAGAATACGGTTTGGAAGTATTTAAGAATTTCATAAAAGTGTGTAAGAAATGA
- the nadC gene encoding carboxylating nicotinate-nucleotide diphosphorylase gives MINQIIIDKLMDFLKEDVYPEDITSRIVSGEKARGVIFSKDEGILSGTVFIVPFLQFLGLKVSEFMKDGTEVKKGDRIIALEGDAETLLSAERLALNLLGKLSGISTSTYQMVKIAREVNREIRIAGTRKTTPGLRIFEKYAIEIGGGDPHRFNLSDAILIKDNHLAIIGDVEEAIKRAKRIASFTKKIEIEVSNFSNAIKAYKAGADAILIDNLSPEEIIPIVRELKGKIILEASGKITPENVKDYAKTGVDIISSGYITHSSRSLDFSMDVFRV, from the coding sequence ATGATTAATCAAATAATAATTGATAAATTAATGGATTTTTTAAAGGAAGATGTATATCCGGAAGATATAACTAGTAGAATAGTATCAGGAGAAAAAGCAAGAGGAGTAATCTTTTCAAAAGACGAAGGAATCTTGTCAGGCACGGTTTTTATTGTACCTTTTCTACAATTTTTAGGTTTGAAAGTATCGGAGTTTATGAAAGATGGCACGGAAGTAAAGAAAGGAGATAGGATAATAGCATTAGAAGGTGATGCCGAAACTTTGCTTAGCGCCGAAAGACTGGCATTGAATTTATTAGGTAAGTTATCTGGAATTTCAACATCAACTTACCAAATGGTTAAAATTGCAAGAGAAGTTAATCGAGAAATAAGAATTGCAGGAACAAGAAAGACAACTCCTGGTCTTAGAATTTTCGAAAAATACGCAATAGAAATTGGTGGAGGCGATCCACATAGATTTAACTTAAGTGATGCTATCCTCATTAAAGATAATCATCTTGCTATTATAGGTGATGTAGAAGAAGCTATAAAAAGGGCAAAAAGAATAGCTAGTTTCACTAAGAAAATAGAAATAGAAGTCTCGAATTTTTCCAACGCGATTAAGGCATATAAAGCAGGAGCAGATGCCATACTAATAGATAATTTAAGTCCTGAAGAAATAATTCCAATAGTCAGAGAACTTAAAGGTAAAATTATTTTAGAAGCGTCTGGAAAAATAACGCCAGAAAACGTGAAAGATTATGCAAAGACTGGAGTAGACATAATTTCAAGCGGGTACATAACCCATTCTTCTAGATCCTTAGACTTTTCTATGGATGTATTTAGAGTTTAG
- the tenA gene encoding thiaminase II, which yields MLSDDLWNSIRDIYSSILSHPFLRELVNGKLDVVKFKYYVSQDYLYLKQFSRVLSILSAKAPDKDSLLFATHVTHVMNVERELHEYFIKRLNITEFKESPTNLLYTSFLLSTVYSKPYYESVAAVLPCYWIYMEVGKELKKEGSPKEEYQKWIDTYGGEEYEKGVYQVLSIVNSFKITEEQKNQMIKNFRTASVMEYMFWDSAYRLEMFPFDR from the coding sequence ATGTTATCTGATGATTTATGGAATTCTATACGCGATATATATTCTTCCATATTATCTCATCCATTTTTAAGAGAGTTAGTAAATGGAAAACTAGATGTAGTCAAGTTCAAATATTATGTCTCGCAAGACTATCTTTATTTAAAACAATTTAGTAGAGTTCTTTCAATCCTTTCAGCAAAGGCGCCAGATAAAGATAGCCTACTATTTGCTACTCATGTTACTCATGTGATGAATGTAGAAAGAGAATTACATGAATATTTTATTAAAAGACTTAATATAACGGAATTTAAAGAATCTCCTACTAATCTTTTATATACTTCCTTTCTGCTATCTACAGTATACTCTAAGCCCTACTATGAGTCAGTTGCAGCAGTACTTCCTTGCTATTGGATATATATGGAAGTAGGAAAGGAACTAAAGAAAGAAGGATCTCCAAAGGAAGAGTATCAAAAGTGGATAGATACTTATGGAGGAGAAGAATATGAAAAAGGAGTTTATCAAGTTTTATCTATAGTTAATTCCTTTAAAATTACTGAAGAGCAGAAAAATCAGATGATAAAAAACTTCAGAACTGCTTCCGTAATGGAGTATATGTTTTGGGACTCAGCCTATAGATTGGAAATGTTTCCTTTTGATAGGTAA
- a CDS encoding AIR synthase family protein: MTSLGKIGRDVFDKIIYPNLGKMREEVIVPPRNGVDVGVIDLGDGRVLVTKTDPVFIVPQYGFRKAAWFAVHILASDVMTSGIPPQYSLVDLNLPTSMTDEEFEEMWKGISDYLKDIGVMVVGGHTGRYEGTNYPMLGGFAMFGIGEKEKLANPSKIKPGDKVIVTKGPAVEATALLVNTYPEYFKKRLSPEVFNEAMEMYWKMSCWKDGLIASKIGVHAMHDATEGGLWNALVEVAEASNKRIRIFPERIPMYRSVKEVSSIVNIDPFISISEGTMVIVTDKEEVVGALKREGIEAEIIGIVEEGEAEVIGEKKIERPKEDPFWKAFFDLTSKV; encoded by the coding sequence ATGACTAGTTTAGGAAAGATAGGAAGAGACGTTTTTGATAAAATAATTTATCCAAACTTAGGAAAAATGAGAGAAGAAGTTATAGTTCCACCTAGAAATGGTGTAGATGTTGGAGTAATAGATTTAGGAGATGGGAGAGTTTTAGTTACCAAAACTGATCCTGTATTTATTGTTCCTCAGTACGGTTTTAGAAAAGCAGCATGGTTTGCAGTTCATATTCTGGCAAGTGATGTAATGACTTCTGGTATTCCTCCTCAATATTCGCTGGTTGACCTTAATTTACCTACTTCTATGACAGACGAGGAGTTTGAAGAAATGTGGAAAGGAATTTCTGATTATCTAAAAGATATTGGAGTAATGGTTGTTGGAGGACATACTGGTAGATATGAGGGAACTAACTATCCGATGCTTGGGGGTTTCGCAATGTTTGGAATAGGAGAAAAAGAAAAACTTGCAAATCCATCAAAAATTAAACCAGGAGATAAGGTTATAGTAACTAAAGGTCCTGCAGTAGAAGCAACTGCGCTTCTAGTTAATACATATCCAGAGTATTTTAAGAAAAGGCTTTCTCCAGAAGTATTTAATGAAGCTATGGAAATGTATTGGAAAATGTCTTGCTGGAAGGATGGTCTCATAGCATCTAAAATAGGCGTTCATGCTATGCATGACGCTACTGAAGGAGGTCTATGGAATGCGTTAGTTGAGGTTGCAGAAGCAAGTAATAAGAGAATCAGGATATTCCCGGAAAGAATTCCTATGTATCGGTCAGTAAAAGAAGTATCTTCCATAGTGAATATAGATCCTTTCATCTCTATAAGCGAAGGAACTATGGTTATAGTTACTGACAAAGAAGAGGTAGTAGGTGCTCTAAAAAGAGAAGGTATAGAAGCTGAAATTATTGGAATAGTGGAAGAAGGTGAAGCAGAAGTTATAGGAGAGAAGAAGATAGAAAGACCAAAAGAAGATCCGTTCTGGAAAGCTTTCTTTGACTTAACAAGTAAGGTATAG
- a CDS encoding DUF3834 domain-containing protein — protein sequence MELILKDLEVNYSLIRKMLIVTPFIGDKIVIWKKGSANDLMLRAILKLLNKNSQIIYTEDPMQVFAIYKKGDADSALVTNSIDEKGIPLDELFEKFNIYIPGICGAHISRGEEDFISIYQEGIDLFIENPEETAEYVSDNLPIFRGSIFIQKLMERSILKIEKAKDYSKFKEIIMNIYHQSL from the coding sequence GTGGAACTTATTCTAAAGGATTTAGAAGTGAATTACTCATTAATAAGAAAAATGTTAATTGTTACTCCATTTATAGGAGATAAAATTGTAATATGGAAAAAAGGTAGTGCTAATGATTTAATGTTAAGAGCTATTCTAAAACTTCTGAATAAGAATTCTCAAATTATTTATACAGAAGATCCTATGCAAGTTTTTGCTATTTATAAAAAGGGTGACGCTGATTCCGCGTTAGTAACGAATTCTATTGATGAAAAAGGTATACCTCTTGATGAATTATTTGAAAAATTCAATATTTATATTCCTGGAATATGTGGTGCTCACATTTCTAGAGGAGAAGAGGATTTTATTTCAATTTATCAAGAAGGAATAGATCTATTTATTGAAAATCCTGAAGAAACTGCAGAATATGTTTCTGATAATCTTCCAATATTTAGGGGATCTATATTTATTCAAAAATTAATGGAAAGATCAATATTAAAAATAGAAAAGGCTAAAGATTATAGTAAGTTTAAGGAAATTATAATGAATATTTATCATCAAAGCCTTTAA
- a CDS encoding zinc ribbon domain-containing protein, with amino-acid sequence MGYQPPPYNPYGQPYGAPQQPYGQPYGPYGNNPMMTTMMCEQSTGLGGKTQMVPINYPINLQYVSQQITMYLMSQGFQAFPMVGQNMAVIQAKHDSVLGMITDKNKAYTIRLCQAQNMVVVETGIANLMEDLLVAGATAGGSYLIGDDMLHSKLLEILGGGATAYDAYNIYKDFAQEDQLMNMIVMAIMSAPPAGPMGPQPYPQYGQQYGYQQPYGQPYAGNPQPYGAPQQYGPYPPQSQPSQYPQPPSQQSVQQSVPQPQNQSQTKAPVVKKIKCWKCGTENDEDAKFCSSCGASLQPVKCPKCGTINQPGSKFCSNCGSKLVPIVQSDS; translated from the coding sequence ATGGGTTATCAGCCTCCTCCTTATAATCCATATGGCCAGCCTTACGGAGCACCTCAGCAGCCATATGGGCAACCTTACGGTCCATATGGAAATAATCCAATGATGACCACGATGATGTGCGAACAATCCACAGGATTAGGCGGAAAAACGCAGATGGTTCCTATAAATTATCCTATAAATCTTCAATATGTTTCTCAGCAAATTACTATGTATTTAATGTCTCAAGGGTTTCAGGCATTTCCAATGGTAGGACAAAATATGGCTGTAATTCAAGCAAAGCATGACAGTGTTTTAGGTATGATAACAGATAAGAATAAAGCTTATACAATAAGACTATGCCAAGCTCAGAACATGGTTGTAGTTGAAACGGGAATAGCTAATCTAATGGAAGATCTTTTAGTTGCAGGAGCTACTGCAGGTGGAAGCTATTTAATTGGAGACGATATGTTACATAGTAAACTTTTGGAAATTTTAGGAGGCGGAGCTACAGCTTACGATGCGTATAACATATACAAGGATTTTGCCCAAGAGGACCAACTAATGAATATGATAGTAATGGCTATAATGAGTGCACCACCAGCCGGTCCTATGGGCCCACAACCTTATCCTCAATATGGACAGCAATATGGTTATCAACAGCCATATGGCCAACCATATGCAGGTAATCCACAACCTTATGGAGCACCTCAGCAGTATGGTCCTTATCCTCCTCAATCTCAACCTTCCCAATATCCTCAGCCTCCTTCTCAACAATCTGTACAGCAATCAGTACCTCAACCTCAGAATCAATCGCAAACTAAGGCTCCAGTAGTAAAGAAGATAAAATGCTGGAAATGTGGTACAGAAAATGACGAGGACGCAAAATTCTGTTCTAGTTGTGGGGCTTCATTACAACCAGTGAAATGCCCTAAATGCGGAACTATAAATCAGCCAGGTTCTAAATTCTGTTCAAATTGTGGTTCAAAACTTGTTCCAATAGTTCAGAGTGATTCATGA
- a CDS encoding mechanosensitive ion channel family protein: protein MAKFSERQIIALVITTIISAIVIGLGVFTLAAFKIIPSNFTLYFYATIWFGGVLLVTYLLSSLIKFRFSRLIGESNATSVSFITKLLGYILAFVGFFILIRVSIGAALAAGGFAGIVLGLASQTVLSNIFGGVMLLFSRPYKVGDRITISTWQYGLLAPTYPPKFFSNDFLIPGYTGKVIDISLLYTTIYTDDSVPVKIPNSIMVQAAIFIHNAEEKRNVRTKYEVSKDLDPELVINRLKDKLKGIDSIISEPSIKILETTTTTYILGIDTVCKSIYEEPIRDQILRITMKTIKELQNEVNKNGSQIIKQ from the coding sequence ATGGCTAAGTTCTCAGAAAGACAAATAATAGCTTTAGTAATTACGACGATTATATCTGCAATAGTAATTGGATTAGGAGTCTTTACATTAGCAGCGTTTAAAATAATTCCTAGTAATTTTACTTTATATTTCTATGCTACAATATGGTTTGGAGGAGTACTCCTAGTAACATATTTATTATCTTCACTAATAAAATTTAGATTCAGTAGACTTATTGGCGAAAGTAATGCTACTAGTGTATCTTTTATAACAAAGTTATTAGGATATATATTAGCATTTGTAGGTTTCTTCATATTAATAAGAGTAAGTATAGGGGCAGCATTAGCTGCTGGAGGTTTCGCTGGTATAGTTTTAGGTTTGGCCTCACAAACAGTGCTTTCTAATATATTTGGTGGAGTAATGTTACTCTTTTCAAGACCTTATAAAGTAGGGGATAGAATAACAATCTCAACATGGCAGTATGGATTATTAGCTCCTACTTATCCTCCAAAATTCTTTTCAAATGATTTTTTAATTCCTGGTTATACTGGCAAAGTCATAGATATTTCGCTTTTATATACAACAATATATACTGATGATAGTGTACCTGTAAAAATACCTAACAGCATAATGGTACAAGCAGCAATTTTTATACATAATGCAGAAGAAAAAAGAAATGTTAGAACTAAATACGAGGTTTCTAAAGATTTAGATCCGGAATTAGTTATCAATAGATTAAAAGATAAATTAAAAGGAATAGATTCAATAATTAGTGAACCGTCAATAAAGATTCTTGAAACTACAACGACTACGTATATTCTTGGAATAGATACAGTTTGTAAATCAATATACGAAGAACCAATAAGAGATCAAATTCTGCGAATTACAATGAAGACTATAAAAGAACTACAAAACGAAGTTAATAAAAATGGATCTCAAATAATAAAACAATAG